The window GataatgaaatactttataaACATAAAGTTCCATGTTCCTTCGGTAGATTCATAAACAAGATGGAGAGCAACAACCTCACTTCAGTGACTGAGTTCATCCTCCTTGGCCTCTCCACTCGGCCTGAGCTTCAGATGTGgttctttgttctcttcttcaTGATCTACCTGATGATCTTGCTGGGAAACCTGCTCATTGTATTGTTGATAGTGATGAACACATTCCTTCATACTCCCATGTACTTCTTCCTCTCCAATTTGTCCATAATTGAAGTCTATTATACATCCTGTGTGTTCCCACAGATGCTTAGGCACTTCTTTGTAGAAAGAAAGTCTATTTCCTATTCCTGTTGTGTCACACAGGTCTACTCATTCCAGTCCTTTGGTGTTGCAGAGTGCTATATCCTCTCAGTGATGGCCTATGACCGCTATGTTGCTATCCGGGACCCCTTAAGGTACACAGTCATAATGAACAGGGCTGTGTGTGTGAGGCTTGTGACTGCATGTTGGATAGGTGGCTTTTTGGCATCCGTGGTGGTTACAGTACCTACATTCCAGCTCTCATTCTGTAGGGATAATGTTATCGATCATTTCTTATGTGAAATGCCTGTCCTGTTCCATCTCTCCTGTACAGACACATCCCAGGCAGAGCTTGTCTCACAAATCCTTTCTGTCTTTACACTTTTATCCCCTGTCATATTCATCACTTTCTCTTATATCCACATCATCAACATTGTTCTTAAAATTCGTTCTGCCCAGGGACGAAGAAAAGCCTTCTCCACTTGCTCTTCTCACCTCCTGGTTGTCATCCCATTCTTTGTGACTGTAATGTCTCATTACATGAGGCCCAAGTCCCAATATTCCccagagaaagacaaaattaTTACTGTGTTTTATGTTGCCTTCACACCTACCATGAATCCTCTCATCTACAGCCTGAGAAACAAGGAGATGAAAATAGCACTATTGAAACTCCTAGGGAAAATGAGAGACATATAAAAACACATCACATATCCTAGATCATCTAGCAGAAAAAGGGACTGTCATGTGTATAATGCTACCCCAAGGCTCCCACCTAAACCTTCTGTCTTTTTCTCAGAAACTGAAGTCTGAATCGATATTGTTTTTATTACTTGTGAAGGATGTGCCAATCTCCTGCCCTATGGTTTTACTCAGAAGCTCTGTGATTATGACTTATAGTGTGTGTAGATTGAAATGCCCTTCCTTGTTCACCATTCCCAACTTACACATTCATCTAGATCAGTCTTATcctttcagtttccccattcttTACTTTCATAGCCTTCCATTGTGCCCCCTGAATCCCTGTACTATTTTATGAATAGCCCATTATATTAGAAATTGTATCCTCCCACCAGAAATTAGTTACATATGTCTGGTAATTATcaatatgtctatatgtattcCTTcactagaatgtaagatccttgagagaaaggactatttttttttctcttcctgggaTGTAGCATTGTGCCTAGCTCATAgggggaacttaataaatactgtacttgttgaattgaattcagagaTCTCTCCTAGGGACAACTCTAACTACTTCACAAAACTAAGCCTTGCAAAAATGATTTGACTGAAGCTATCAAAATAGTACATGTAGACTTCAGTCACAAgccctctgacttcaaatgcatTGCTCTTTTTCCTAAAACATTCtaccatttcaaagaaaaaaaatataatttctatatgTTGTTAGAACTGGTAGGGATTCTTTTTGTAAAGGTATTCTTCAGGGTTtggtcctgggtcctcttctcttctttctctatactgAATCC is drawn from Dromiciops gliroides isolate mDroGli1 chromosome 2, mDroGli1.pri, whole genome shotgun sequence and contains these coding sequences:
- the LOC122739407 gene encoding olfactory receptor 5V1-like, whose amino-acid sequence is MESNNLTSVTEFILLGLSTRPELQMWFFVLFFMIYLMILLGNLLIVLLIVMNTFLHTPMYFFLSNLSIIEVYYTSCVFPQMLRHFFVERKSISYSCCVTQVYSFQSFGVAECYILSVMAYDRYVAIRDPLRYTVIMNRAVCVRLVTACWIGGFLASVVVTVPTFQLSFCRDNVIDHFLCEMPVLFHLSCTDTSQAELVSQILSVFTLLSPVIFITFSYIHIINIVLKIRSAQGRRKAFSTCSSHLLVVIPFFVTVMSHYMRPKSQYSPEKDKIITVFYVAFTPTMNPLIYSLRNKEMKIALLKLLGKMRDI